In a genomic window of Plectropomus leopardus isolate mb chromosome 6, YSFRI_Pleo_2.0, whole genome shotgun sequence:
- the pgam5 gene encoding serine/threonine-protein phosphatase PGAM5, mitochondrial isoform X2, with amino-acid sequence MSYRKTLKLICGFAGGSAALVLAAAAADSRGYLGEHRGEAAGRWSSFTAVQAAQPAWTPASHTPAPSGHAWDFNWDKRDPSALTNGKKKENATEDPSSEQDNGKPKATRNILLIRHSQYNLSGNSDKERVLTPLGREQAEYTGKRLAALGLKYDVLIHSSMARATETANIISKYLSGPGVELVSCDLLREGAPIEPVPPVTHWKPDAVYHEDGARIEAAFRRYIHRADPKQKEDSYEIIVCHANVIRYFVCRALQFPPEGWLRMGLNNGSITWLTIRPSGRVALRTLGDAGFMPPDKLTRT; translated from the exons ATGTCGTACaggaaaactttaaaacttatttGTGGCTTCGCCGGAGGCTCTGCCGCGTTGGTGTTGGCGGCTGCCGCTGCTGACTCCCGGGGATACCTCGGTGAGCACCGCGGAGAGGCGGCCGGTCGGTGGTCGAGCTTCACCGCTGTTCAAGCTGCGCAGCCGGCGTGGACACCTGCCAGCCACACGCCGGCCCCGAGCGGACACGCCTGGGACTTCAACTGGGATAA GAGAGACCCATCTGCACTGACCAAtgggaagaagaaagaaaatgcaactGAGGACCCCAGCTCCGAGCAGGACAACGGCAAACCAAAAGCTACACGCAACATTCTCCTCATCAGACACTCCCAGTACAACCTGAGCGGGAACAGCGACAAGGAGAGGGTCCTCACTCCATTAG GTCGTGAGCAGGCTGAGTACACTGGCAAGCGTTTGGCAGCGTTGGGACTCAAGTATGATGTTCTGATTCACTCCAGCATGGCCAGGGCCACAGAGACCGCAAATATCATCAGCAAATACCTCTCAG GTCCAGGAGTTGAGCTGGTGAGCTGTGATTTGCTGCGAGAGGGTGCACCCATCGAGCCTGTTCCACCTGTCACCCACTGGAAGCCCGACGCTGTG TACCACGAAGATGGAGCTCGCATTGAGGCAGCCTTTCGCCGCTACATCCACCGGGCTGACCCCAAGCAGAAGGAGGACAGCTACGAGATCATCGTGTGTCATGCCAATGTCATCCGTTATTTTGTCTGCAG GGCTCTGCAGTTTCCTCCAGAGGGCTGGTTACGTATGGGCTTAAACAACGGCAGCATCACATGGCTCACAATCCGCCCTAGTGGCAGGGTGGCCCTAAGAACTCTGGGAGACGCAGGATTCATGCCCCCAGACAAACTAACACGGACCTGA
- the pgam5 gene encoding serine/threonine-protein phosphatase PGAM5, mitochondrial isoform X3 produces the protein MSYRKTLKLICGFAGGSAALVLAAAAADSRGYLGEHRGEAAGRWSSFTAVQAAQPAWTPASHTPAPSGHAWDFNWDKRDPSALTNGKKKENATEDPSSEQDNGKPKATRNILLIRHSQYNLSGNSDKERVLTPLGREQAEYTGKRLAALGLKYDVLIHSSMARATETANIISKYLSGVELVSCDLLREGAPIEPVPPVTHWKPDAVQYHEDGARIEAAFRRYIHRADPKQKEDSYEIIVCHANVIRYFVCRALQFPPEGWLRMGLNNGSITWLTIRPSGRVALRTLGDAGFMPPDKLTRT, from the exons ATGTCGTACaggaaaactttaaaacttatttGTGGCTTCGCCGGAGGCTCTGCCGCGTTGGTGTTGGCGGCTGCCGCTGCTGACTCCCGGGGATACCTCGGTGAGCACCGCGGAGAGGCGGCCGGTCGGTGGTCGAGCTTCACCGCTGTTCAAGCTGCGCAGCCGGCGTGGACACCTGCCAGCCACACGCCGGCCCCGAGCGGACACGCCTGGGACTTCAACTGGGATAA GAGAGACCCATCTGCACTGACCAAtgggaagaagaaagaaaatgcaactGAGGACCCCAGCTCCGAGCAGGACAACGGCAAACCAAAAGCTACACGCAACATTCTCCTCATCAGACACTCCCAGTACAACCTGAGCGGGAACAGCGACAAGGAGAGGGTCCTCACTCCATTAG GTCGTGAGCAGGCTGAGTACACTGGCAAGCGTTTGGCAGCGTTGGGACTCAAGTATGATGTTCTGATTCACTCCAGCATGGCCAGGGCCACAGAGACCGCAAATATCATCAGCAAATACCTCTCAG GAGTTGAGCTGGTGAGCTGTGATTTGCTGCGAGAGGGTGCACCCATCGAGCCTGTTCCACCTGTCACCCACTGGAAGCCCGACGCTGTG CAGTACCACGAAGATGGAGCTCGCATTGAGGCAGCCTTTCGCCGCTACATCCACCGGGCTGACCCCAAGCAGAAGGAGGACAGCTACGAGATCATCGTGTGTCATGCCAATGTCATCCGTTATTTTGTCTGCAG GGCTCTGCAGTTTCCTCCAGAGGGCTGGTTACGTATGGGCTTAAACAACGGCAGCATCACATGGCTCACAATCCGCCCTAGTGGCAGGGTGGCCCTAAGAACTCTGGGAGACGCAGGATTCATGCCCCCAGACAAACTAACACGGACCTGA
- the pgam5 gene encoding serine/threonine-protein phosphatase PGAM5, mitochondrial isoform X4, translating to MSYRKTLKLICGFAGGSAALVLAAAAADSRGYLGEHRGEAAGRWSSFTAVQAAQPAWTPASHTPAPSGHAWDFNWDKRDPSALTNGKKKENATEDPSSEQDNGKPKATRNILLIRHSQYNLSGNSDKERVLTPLGREQAEYTGKRLAALGLKYDVLIHSSMARATETANIISKYLSGVELVSCDLLREGAPIEPVPPVTHWKPDAVYHEDGARIEAAFRRYIHRADPKQKEDSYEIIVCHANVIRYFVCRALQFPPEGWLRMGLNNGSITWLTIRPSGRVALRTLGDAGFMPPDKLTRT from the exons ATGTCGTACaggaaaactttaaaacttatttGTGGCTTCGCCGGAGGCTCTGCCGCGTTGGTGTTGGCGGCTGCCGCTGCTGACTCCCGGGGATACCTCGGTGAGCACCGCGGAGAGGCGGCCGGTCGGTGGTCGAGCTTCACCGCTGTTCAAGCTGCGCAGCCGGCGTGGACACCTGCCAGCCACACGCCGGCCCCGAGCGGACACGCCTGGGACTTCAACTGGGATAA GAGAGACCCATCTGCACTGACCAAtgggaagaagaaagaaaatgcaactGAGGACCCCAGCTCCGAGCAGGACAACGGCAAACCAAAAGCTACACGCAACATTCTCCTCATCAGACACTCCCAGTACAACCTGAGCGGGAACAGCGACAAGGAGAGGGTCCTCACTCCATTAG GTCGTGAGCAGGCTGAGTACACTGGCAAGCGTTTGGCAGCGTTGGGACTCAAGTATGATGTTCTGATTCACTCCAGCATGGCCAGGGCCACAGAGACCGCAAATATCATCAGCAAATACCTCTCAG GAGTTGAGCTGGTGAGCTGTGATTTGCTGCGAGAGGGTGCACCCATCGAGCCTGTTCCACCTGTCACCCACTGGAAGCCCGACGCTGTG TACCACGAAGATGGAGCTCGCATTGAGGCAGCCTTTCGCCGCTACATCCACCGGGCTGACCCCAAGCAGAAGGAGGACAGCTACGAGATCATCGTGTGTCATGCCAATGTCATCCGTTATTTTGTCTGCAG GGCTCTGCAGTTTCCTCCAGAGGGCTGGTTACGTATGGGCTTAAACAACGGCAGCATCACATGGCTCACAATCCGCCCTAGTGGCAGGGTGGCCCTAAGAACTCTGGGAGACGCAGGATTCATGCCCCCAGACAAACTAACACGGACCTGA
- the pgam5 gene encoding serine/threonine-protein phosphatase PGAM5, mitochondrial isoform X1, protein MSYRKTLKLICGFAGGSAALVLAAAAADSRGYLGEHRGEAAGRWSSFTAVQAAQPAWTPASHTPAPSGHAWDFNWDKRDPSALTNGKKKENATEDPSSEQDNGKPKATRNILLIRHSQYNLSGNSDKERVLTPLGREQAEYTGKRLAALGLKYDVLIHSSMARATETANIISKYLSGPGVELVSCDLLREGAPIEPVPPVTHWKPDAVQYHEDGARIEAAFRRYIHRADPKQKEDSYEIIVCHANVIRYFVCRALQFPPEGWLRMGLNNGSITWLTIRPSGRVALRTLGDAGFMPPDKLTRT, encoded by the exons ATGTCGTACaggaaaactttaaaacttatttGTGGCTTCGCCGGAGGCTCTGCCGCGTTGGTGTTGGCGGCTGCCGCTGCTGACTCCCGGGGATACCTCGGTGAGCACCGCGGAGAGGCGGCCGGTCGGTGGTCGAGCTTCACCGCTGTTCAAGCTGCGCAGCCGGCGTGGACACCTGCCAGCCACACGCCGGCCCCGAGCGGACACGCCTGGGACTTCAACTGGGATAA GAGAGACCCATCTGCACTGACCAAtgggaagaagaaagaaaatgcaactGAGGACCCCAGCTCCGAGCAGGACAACGGCAAACCAAAAGCTACACGCAACATTCTCCTCATCAGACACTCCCAGTACAACCTGAGCGGGAACAGCGACAAGGAGAGGGTCCTCACTCCATTAG GTCGTGAGCAGGCTGAGTACACTGGCAAGCGTTTGGCAGCGTTGGGACTCAAGTATGATGTTCTGATTCACTCCAGCATGGCCAGGGCCACAGAGACCGCAAATATCATCAGCAAATACCTCTCAG GTCCAGGAGTTGAGCTGGTGAGCTGTGATTTGCTGCGAGAGGGTGCACCCATCGAGCCTGTTCCACCTGTCACCCACTGGAAGCCCGACGCTGTG CAGTACCACGAAGATGGAGCTCGCATTGAGGCAGCCTTTCGCCGCTACATCCACCGGGCTGACCCCAAGCAGAAGGAGGACAGCTACGAGATCATCGTGTGTCATGCCAATGTCATCCGTTATTTTGTCTGCAG GGCTCTGCAGTTTCCTCCAGAGGGCTGGTTACGTATGGGCTTAAACAACGGCAGCATCACATGGCTCACAATCCGCCCTAGTGGCAGGGTGGCCCTAAGAACTCTGGGAGACGCAGGATTCATGCCCCCAGACAAACTAACACGGACCTGA
- the ankle2 gene encoding ankyrin repeat and LEM domain-containing protein 2, whose amino-acid sequence MEAVLSRLRGLSAEELREEFARADLKCGPITATTRATFERKLARVLAGPESSTAESGSSSSAGVSASAASVADHAKSVSCATSTVAPTTSAPRSNPTEAANEELDFGYGVGLNPPEEDEISVKSSTEGSNSQSKTETPSKPAQLSPTFYYGVCPLWEDVLSRTERAHVYTDKKDALQAVKMMKGARFKAFPNRDDAEKFAKGICDYFPSPNKSTPCVSPVKPGLVISKDNMEVDTINRERANSFKSPRTQDLTAKLRKAVEKGDEVAFSELVWSNPRYLIGSGDNPTIVQEGCRYNVMHVAAKENQAGIAQLLLDTLENPEFMRLMYPDDQEVMLQKRIRYIVDLYLNTPDKAGFETPLHFACKFGCPDVVNVLCSHPDSDKNCKNKDGQKPCDLICSRKNKTQEVKQKISEFLEDRCFIPLLRATDNTSQPIIGGLWSPESSESLSLIQRHTRSPMDPVMTVTAFAGPLSPSKADDFRRSWKTPPRDRADLFHHILKSDPDRGAERVGRDLAHEMGHPWAEYWDFLDSFVDLSSTEGLRKLEEYLSKKDFSPRAHEEAGENETSNRFRTPSPGKPKKFCNSISVGAFLDEGDDISLEEMKNRQNAALTSITASAASKDCLKGAVGGREFHILPIALHHRGADLIETAAEQDLLCCCDNGLLSPGVVCKNGVCSSSRDRTHNGDKVTPRTSPSSSCLLSPISNLMVEFERMSLQEPLDSPTSCRERRSSGGSRHREVRDSYGSSSGTDLSSGLNRLSLGHSSQDGESVEGPGWRTEGGGTEERRSSGSSEEYFEAEESLEVLGRTGGSVSGGRNFCARSKSWDHGGRDLSSSGSSGSSYKSLDNSNEFLPRTPPHIRRGLFIDGDSPTKLDREVLSAIEGLDIDPLKYPSILKWKSTMKSYSASDMQSWPSPAVVKPRLRMQHQTPGSPVSGLMSPTGRFSPARHAASPDFSPSRYSPANASYIQRIRLKHLNEPPI is encoded by the exons ATGGAGGCGGTTCTGAGCAGGCTGAGGGGGCTTAGTGCTGAAGAACTGCGTGAGGAGTTTGCCCGAGCAGACCTCAAGTGCGGTCCTATCACAGCTACTACCCGAGCCACCTTCGAGAGGAAGTTAGCCCGAGTCCTGGCCGGGCCAGAGAGCAGTACCGCTGAATCGGGAAGCAGCTCTTCGGCAGGTGTCTCAGCCAGTGCAGCCTCTGTTGCCGATCACGCCAAATCTGTGTCATGTGCCACCTCAACAGTTGCACCGACAACTTCTGCACCACGGAGCAACCCCACTGAGGCCGCCAACGAAGAGTTGGACTTTGGCTACGGTGTGGGTCTCAACCCTCCAGAGGAAGATGAGATCTCAGTAAAGAGCTCCACTGAGGGCAGCAACTCTCAGTCCAAAACGGAAACCCCTTCAAAGCCGGCACAATTGTCCCCAACCTTTTATTATGGAGTATGTCCACTGTGGGAGGATGTTTTGTCAAGAACTG agAGAGCACATGTGTACACCGATAAAAAAGATGCGCTTCAAGCTGTTAAGATGATGAAGGGAGCCCGCTTCAAAGCCTTTCCCAACCGTGATGATGCTGAGAAGTTTGCGAAGGGGATCTGTGACTATTTCCCCTCTCCCAACAAATCTACACCTTGTGTGTCTCCTGTCAAACCTGGCCTGGTCATTAGTAAAG ACAACATGGAGGTCGATACCATCAACCGGGAGCGGGCCAACAGTTTCAAGAGCCCACGCACCCAAGATCTGACCGCCAAACTGAGGAAAGCTGTGGAGAAGGGCGACGAGGTGGCTTTCAGCGAGCTGGTCTGGAGCAACCCGCGCTATCTCATCGGCTCAGGGGATAATCCCACTATTGTGCAG GAGGGCTGCCGGTACAATGTAATGCACGTGGCAGCCAAGGAGAACCAGGCAGGCATTGCCCAGCTGCTGCTGGACACTTTGGAGAACCCGGAGTTCATGCGCCTCATGTACCCAGACGACCAGGAAGTTATGCTGCAGAAACGTATCCGCTACATTGTAGATCTTTACCTCAACACTCCAGATAAGGCT GGCTTTGAAACACCACTCCATTTTGCCTGTAAGTTTGGGTGCCCAGATGTGGTCAATGTCCTGTGCTCGCATCCTGACAGCGATAAGAACTGTAAGAACAAGGATGGCCAGAAGCCTTGTGAT CTTATCTgtagcagaaaaaataaaacccaagaAGTGAAGCAGAAGATAAGTGAATTTTTGGAGG ATCGCTGCTTTATCCCTTTGCTGAGGGCAACTGACAACACTTCTCAGCCTATCATTGGTGGTCTGTGGTCACCAGAGTCCTCAGAGAGTCTCTCGCTGATCCAGCGGCATACAAGAAGCCCCATGGATCCCGTGATGACTGTCACAGCCTTTGCTGGCCCGCTGAGCCCATCTAAA GCAGATGATTTTCGCCGGTCCTGGAAGACGCCACCCAGAGACCGAGCAGATCTTTTCCACCACATTCTGAAGTCTGATCCCGACCGTGGGGCAGAGAGAGTGGGCAG AGACCTGGCTCATGAGATGGGCCACCCATGGGCTGAGTACTGGGACTTTCTCGACAGTTTTGTGGATCTGTCATCAACCGAGGGGCTTCGCAAGCTAGAGGAGTACCTTAGTAAGAAGGATTTCAGCCCACGGGCTCATGAAGAGGCTGGGGAGAACGAGACCAGCAACAGGTTCAGAACCCCCTCTCCAG GCAAGCCTAAAAAGTTCTGCAACTCCATCTCTGTTGGTGCCTTCCTGGACGAGGGTGATGACATCAGCCTTGAGGAGATGAAGAACCGGCAGAACGCAGCACTCACCAGCATCACAGCCTCCGCTGCATCCAAGGACTGCCTGAAGGGAGCGGTGGGTGGCCGCGAGTTCCACATCCTGCCCATCGCGCTGCACCACCGCGGAGCCGACCTGATTGAGACGGCGGCCGAGCAGgacctgctgtgctgctgcgACAATGGCCTCCTGTCGCCCGGCGTCGTCTGTAAAAACGGGGTGTGCTCCTCCTCCAGAGATAGGACTCACAATGGAGACAAGGTGACTCCTCGCACCTCCCCgtcctcctcctgcctgctgTCGCCCATCTCCAACCTCATGGTGGAGTTTGAGCGCATGTCGCTGCAAGAGCCACTGGACAGCCCCACCAGCTGCAGGGAGCGGAGGAGCAGTGGCGGGAGCCGGCACAGGGAGGTCCGGGACTCCTACGGCTCCTCCTCGGGCACAGACCTCAGCTCTGGGCTTAACCGCCTTTCTCTTGGTCACAGCAGTCAGGACGGTGAGAGCGTGGAGGGGCCAGGCTGGAgaacagagggaggagggacaGAGGAGAGGCGCAGCAGTGGCAGCTCAGAGGAGTACTTTGAAGCAGAGGAGAGTCTGGAGGTGCTGGGCAGGACTGGGGGGTCAGTATCAGGGGGGCGCAACTTCTGTGCTAGGTCCAAGTCATGGGACCATGGGGGGAGGGACCTGAGCAGCTCAGGATCCTCTGGGTCCTCTTATAAGTCTTTAGATAACTCCAATGAGTTCCTACCCAGGACCCCACCGCACATTAGAAGAGGACTTTTCATTGACGG ggaTTCACCAACCAAGTTGGACAGAGAGGTGTTATCAGCAATAGAAGGCTTAGACATCGATCCCCTGAAGTATCCCAGCATTCTCAAGTGGAAGAGCACAATGAAGTCGTACTCGGCGTCAGACATGCAGAG CTGGCCCAGCCCTGCAGTGGTAAAACCACGACTCAGGATGCAGCATCAGACTCCCGGGTCACCGGTCAGCGGCCTGATGTCTCCCACTGGTCGCTTCAGTCCCGCCCGGCACGCCGCCTCGCCAGACTTCAGCCCCAGCCGTTACAGCCCTGCCAATGCTAGCTACATCCAGCGCATCCGCCTCAAGCACTTGAACGAGCCACCGATCTAA